The Meriones unguiculatus strain TT.TT164.6M chromosome 19, Bangor_MerUng_6.1, whole genome shotgun sequence genomic interval ATTCTATTATTAAAGCCAATGTTCTGTCATAGTTATTCACATATTCAGGCCAACAAAgttactgctttttcagaggcAAAGGAAAAGCACAAAAAGGAGTACCACACTCTCTTCACTGTATGTTTGttctcatttattaatttcaCCTAGAAATCATACATGTGTACATTAATGAAAGCCATGAATCTCTGAGTGAAAATGATTTAAGCCACTTTCTCTGGTTAGAGCCATCTATCTTTCCTGAGTCAAATGTTATTGGCACCTAGTGAGTCCCAGAAAGACCTATTTTACCAATTGATAGACAAATAACCAAATTAACAAATGTCTCATTACAGAGGAAGGTGTTTGAATTTAACAAGCAGGACATAACATGAATTCTTATCTCAGAAAAATGCTCATTTATAAGcatcataatttattttattttgtagaaatTAGACAAGTGTTCAAACTTTACATTCCACACCAtgtaatatttatattacatGTGTCATATATATTGTTAAAAACATGTTTCAGTTTAGCTTCTTCATGTGAACATTACATGCAACAACCTGCCTTACTGAAATTTTTAAATGCAATGTTTCTACCTTGTTTTCTCAGACCAAAAGATATGTAAAAATTATTATCAATTCTGTGGGTGCCTGGATCAGCCCTCTATATCATCTGGTGCTTGAACTGAGTGCCATGGAAGGGGTTCCTGAAACTATCCTTTCAAAAGCCAATGAGATGgaagagaacaacagagaaatcctggaTGATCTTAGATGGATACTCACCAAGGTGAGAAATTTCCCATTAGATATTCTGATTCATAAAAGAGATAgtttctagaaattaaaaaaaaaatctgaaataccTCTTTTTCCAGAGTGAGACATAGAATTCTGATTTTGTGAGCAGTCTTCTTgtaagacagtgtttctttttttttttttttttttttttttttttttcaatgcagtttattcaggaacattgaacaatcctcggaccccggggaaagccagcccacagcttaaatagcctctgggtagccaacccaggcgtgccacgggggcaatgcagataggtccacatacatggaagcaagccagatcctcggccttagccaaatgtggagttgttcgtgacagagagcactcaccatcgggaaggtgggaggcggaaaccagctccatctttaaggcatagcattccgcagctctctacagttccccctttttgttttagacgcaacaaacaaatccagcattacaaagaCAGTGTTTCTTAACTTGTGGGTTATTACTCTTTTGgtggtcaaatgaccctttcacaggggtagATTATCAGATCCTGGATATTAGATGTTTCCATTATGATTAATTACAGTCACATAATATCAGCTGTTAAGTAGCAACAATAATATTTACGGTTGATGCttacagcatgaggaactgtattaaaggctcaCAACATTGGAATAGGCAAGAAATGCTGCTCTAAGATGTTGCTGGCAGCTCCAACCCTCTCAGAGATTCTTCTTGTCACCAACCACCAGGGGGATTGGAATGAAAAACAGTTGCTAATCTTAGGGACTTAGAGAACACTATTCCTGGATAGAGTGAAAAGAGCTCAGCTCCTTTTAACACAGTCATCTTTTGATTTTGCTTATTAAATCACCATCTGATATTCATACATAATCGTCACAAAAAAATGGACTTGATTGAAATGTATAAAAAATAGTGGTGCATATCAGCTTCTGTAAAACACAAAGGACATGCAGGAGGAGTCTTCTGAGTGAAAATTTGACACCAGCTCTTCCAATGTCCCAGAATCAAATAGAAATTTTCTAGTTCTCTGCTTTGAAAGGACATAGTTTCTTCCTAATCCATTACATGTAAGAACAAATTCAGATGAGTCCTAAGCATCCTTTCTAAACGAGTGGCTGCTTGAGAATCTCCTGGCCTGGATAAATGAATACCTGTTACTCTGATGGAAGCAGTACATTTCTGAATGTGTTTCTCTGATTGAACAAGTAAGAAACAAGGAGAGAGGAACTCTAATATACTCAACAAGTAACGTACTCTCATTTTGATTTATAGGCCTATcctaaaacaaagaagaaagaaaactttcccaGCTGGGACTATCTCCCATTCTTAAAGTCAAATGACAAATATTATAAGTTTTTGGCAATGTACAACCTTTTTAATTGCCTAAAAACTAGTATATCCCACACTATGTATCATCTCAGAGTTCTGAAGTGTCAAGTAACCAGGAAAGGTTGCTAAGTGCACCCTGTCTGCTTTGAAGGTGGTCCATGACAGCCCATTGCTGAGAAGTTTCTTGTAATTTTATACCTTTGAATGTATTTGTGGGTGTGTCTCTCTTTACATAATAAAAAACATTCTCCTTAGAAATATTCATATCTAAAAGCCTATTTTTTATTCACTAAATAGAATGCCAGTCAACAAAGTTAGCATGCCCCTATCAAATTTATAACAAACAATAGCTGTTAAACATGCAAAAGAATTAACAGTTCATATCCGTTCATTACTCAGAATATCGCTTCACATGAAAGTAATGGAAGTCAAGTTATTACAATCAAAGTTTAAACTCTAACAAATCTCTGTATCATAACAAGAAATATAAAGTTCATAGTGCTTTATGAAATCCAGACTGTCCTGAGGAAACAAGGTTCACAGTGAAAGCACAGCCAAGCCAATAAAATTGATATTTAACTCCACAGCCTCAAGAAGGCTGGGAGGGAGAGTGGCATGGTGTGGACGTGGTAAAGACACAGTGAATTGATGGATGAAGTTTccaaagaattaatttttaaaacttaaaaattgttttaggATGCAAATACCAGTTAGTCAAGACTCCTAGTAAGCAGAGCATGGGTGGTCACTGGCATAAACTCtattgcatgctttttgatcacttccccctggtgaatgggccttgacaggtcacagaggaagatgatccagacagttctgaggGATTttataaactaaggtcagatgacAAGGCAACGGATTCTCCATTTcaatggactaagggagggaaTGGAGGAAAGCAAGAGGAAAGACCAGGAGAATATGAGAGAGAAGAggctacaattggaatataaagcgaataaattataaaaaaaataaaattaaaaaaaaactacaaaattaTGAATGATTTCTTTTCTGTCAAGCACagaggcgcacacacacacacacacacacacgagagagagagagagagagagagagagagagagagagaaagagagagagagcgagaaatacacacacattttatttttccgttttttttgagacaaggattctctgtgtagtcattGTTGTCtcagacttgttttgtagaccagctggccccCAACTCACTGATActcacctgactctgcctccccgagttctGGGACTATAGACATGTGTCAGACGGCCAACCACAGCACATATTTTTCAGTATAATACGTGTAAGCATAATTTAACATAGGATGAGATGACTATTGACCATGGTTAAGGAATTTTCATGTAAGGAATGTAAATACCACTAATAAAACCTAAATCAGTAAGATACGGTAGGAGGTAGAGTCAAAGTGACACAGATCTCATTATTATCTCCGTAGAGGTGCAGAAGGCTTTTTACATATGTGACTATCCTTTTATGATAAACACCCTAGTAAACCTGGGAAAATTGCAAACCATGATAAAAATAATGCCATCATTACactaaatggaaaaataatacGGTTTTATATTCCAAGGGTATCTATTCTCCAATTTGTACTCTTGCTCAATATTTTGCTTGAAATCAATGCTAGaaatataaaacaagaaattACAATAAAGGGGGCGTAATAAAGTAAGTTCTATAAGTATCACTATTTCAGATTACTTGATTCTATAATTCAAGGACACAGAAGAATACCACCAGAAAATTGTTGCATCAGATAAGAGTGTGAAAAGATAGAAAGatggaataaaaataagtcttgGTAGCTTTTCTACATACCAGCAAGAATTTTCACTAGAAAatataagggggaaaaaaaacctacttACATTCTCTTCCAAAAATGAAATAACATACTTAGTAATAAACTTAAGTGGTCAAACACTTCTacattgaaaatttaaaaaaccatgAAGGAATATGGTGAATGAAGAATTCTGAGATGTATCAAACTTCTAAAAATGAGTAAATGGCAGAATTAATACTGTGAGCATGGATATATTATCAAAAATCTACAGTTTTAAATAATTTCCTCTAAAATATCAGTGACAGTTTTCCTACCACTAGAAAATGCGAACTTAACATTTATGTAGAATTATTAGAGATACTGATGGCCAAGATAACCAGACAGACCAGATCAATACTATATGAATGTCATACACAGGTTCAATTAAAAATATAGTCATAAAAAATTAGAATGGTTCTTGATACATACGGAGGTTATTGGTAGGTAgggttttataaaattaaattttattttttgtatcaattatactttattcattttatatctcagctatagccccctccctcattgcctccaaatcccacccttcctccctcatctcctcccatgccactctccaagtccactgataggggaggtcctcttctcctttcctctgaccctagctgatcaggtctcatcaggactggcttcattgtcctcctctgtggcctggcaaggctgtttccccctcaggggaaggtgattaaagagccaggtATTGATGGAAAGAAAGTAGAGTGTAGTGGTATGACAATTTAAAGTGgaataatgaaaaaagagaaatttaaatttgGGAAAGTGGAGCatgtaaataatattaaagacATTTCAAAGAACTTATATGGACTACTGCCACTGTATAGTcttccatatgtgtgtgtttactcaCATAtgcaggatatatatatatatatgtgtgtgtgtgtgtgtgtgtgtgtgtgtgtttatgtatatatacatacatacacatcaatAAAACTGTTAGAATGGAGTTCTTCTTAAGAGGATATGGCTAGGCCCCTACTAGAACCACAAGATAACAAATAAAGAGACTGAAAAAACACAGTGCCAAATATAGATTACATCTTTTCATGCTGCTGCTGATTCCATAGACCACAAACCAAAAAGTCTATTGCCAGTACTTCTTGTTATTCTCTAGAACTTAATGGTAAAATACTATTACTGAGTATACCATACACTTGAAGCATAGAAGAAAGAAGGACCAAGATAAGTTATGTACCTGGATGATTCATCACTACTGCCTAACTTTCATGGTGTAGAAGGTGCTATGAATGCTACAAGAGGGGAAAATCAATCATTAGCTATACCCAGGCATGCAGCCTGTGAGTTACCACAGCAGCCTGCCTGGCATGATATGACCATTGGTACAATAATAGCATGAATGTCCTGAGATTAACTAACTACTGTCTCGTTATGTTTAATGACTACTATATATGATGGAACCCATAGCTTGTAGTTATAATAGTTACCAAAGCCCCAAACTTGTGGATACACAGGTCATGTTCCTAGGGAAGAACCTACTAGAATTTTTCTGATAATGGGACATACTATTGAACTGGCCACCAGTAACTTACTGTTACATGCCCAGCTTAGCGCCTCTCTCAGCCAAATCAGTCCATGttgaatataaaaatttaaaactctttCCAGAGTATATAAATTATCACTCTACAGACCAAGTCTTACCAGAAATAGGCATTATGTAATTTAAATTGTAGCATACATGTTTCTATAATTACATTATACTTTATAACTCATACAAAGTTTGAGTAAAGAACAAATACATTGATAATAGAAATGGCTATTCTGAAGCATTCCCTAGTCAATGTAAGaatatttaatctttaaaatttctttattatcataatttattacaatttattcaatttgtatcctggctgtgtccccctccctcatttgttcccaatcccactcttcctccctatagtcctccta includes:
- the LOC110541836 gene encoding prolactin-8A9-like: MELPLSQLNFSGTLLLLVMSNLLLWEKAASILTCHTENGGCMEPLVETFNNAINKAETIHNLVHQLHDEFFYNKFSSSQFSIIVDRVHKRDQTAFTAKISCHSNITNPTATGTEQTNIKTKRYVKIIINSVGAWISPLYHLVLELSAMEGVPETILSKANEMEENNREILDDLRWILTKAYPKTKKKENFPSWDYLPFLKSNDKYYKFLAMYNLFNCLKTSISHTMYHLRVLKCQVTRKGC